One genomic segment of Synechocystis sp. LKSZ1 includes these proteins:
- a CDS encoding YdcF family protein — protein MFLFLSKLLPLFFYPLGLATLLLGLIAVWSWKQRSWLQGPALVGFVVLYFGGNVWVSDALLGSLEYGVLAPEPIPSAEAAVVLGGAVYGSNDSQRVPEVNEAGDRLIYAAQLYQQGKIPRLLLTGGRIPWLGGGRSEAEDMATLLQLFGIPKTALLLEPQALNTYENALFSKKILQEQQIKTFLLITSAFHMPRAKLIFEKLGLTVIPTPTDFRTPSLKANPPLGAMLLGLFPDAKYLENTTLALKEYLGLGIYKLRGWL, from the coding sequence ATGTTTCTCTTTTTATCAAAATTATTACCCCTCTTCTTCTATCCTCTTGGCCTCGCTACTCTGCTGCTAGGCCTGATAGCGGTTTGGAGTTGGAAACAGCGTTCTTGGTTGCAAGGGCCGGCCTTGGTGGGATTCGTTGTCCTTTATTTTGGGGGGAATGTCTGGGTCAGTGATGCACTCTTGGGTTCCTTGGAATATGGGGTTCTGGCTCCTGAGCCCATCCCTTCCGCAGAGGCCGCTGTTGTTTTGGGAGGGGCTGTCTATGGCTCCAATGATTCCCAACGGGTTCCAGAGGTCAACGAAGCCGGTGATCGCCTGATTTACGCTGCCCAACTCTATCAACAAGGGAAGATTCCTCGGCTACTGCTAACGGGAGGGAGAATTCCGTGGCTAGGGGGAGGACGTTCCGAAGCAGAGGATATGGCAACCCTACTGCAATTGTTCGGTATTCCTAAAACGGCCCTACTGTTAGAACCCCAGGCCCTGAATACCTACGAAAACGCCTTATTTAGCAAAAAAATTCTGCAAGAACAGCAAATTAAAACGTTCCTGCTGATCACCTCAGCATTCCACATGCCCCGCGCGAAATTGATTTTTGAAAAGCTCGGTCTAACCGTGATTCCAACCCCTACAGATTTTCGCACCCCTAGCCTTAAAGCGAATCCTCCCTTGGGGGCCATGCTTTTGGGTCTCTTCCCCGATGCTAAATACCTAGAAAATACGACTTTGGCCCTCAAGGAATACTTGGGTCTTGGCATCTATAAATTGCGGGGCTGGCTATAG